From Asterias amurensis chromosome 3, ASM3211899v1, a single genomic window includes:
- the LOC139935380 gene encoding uncharacterized protein encodes MSHQGSGSEHEDIDLRKTGYHAGFPRQGVPPQYQATDIVHPATSETPHHPSRPPNFLQPWRLEHRSGQVVLERTYTATPERNRDPSMGNKSASSVNSDKGPAPVGNTHAAKDKDERTIVDTKRGLTEVARGSHDGAESRVANVSHPVVLPHSSDWLRHNVSHTQTQPPTSVAVPLVTPAALADMGHLYKLPTSATPSQPKIYSSGIFNPLYTLTPTTALQYSSYVSPSTVTYSPYISGYPVTYPVVAQGSVGSGPYTTVESYSAMLASMGSQVQQAQGAQVPISTYLPSGVIPLPYGSQLTHGITNLSLLPKSSGQDSVPTVGYLNQQQLQTAPGVLPSGQVFTGIVPIGGSLLTLPPRTEAESNRPEPSQEKEQEHNQSANLRIVKREEDERNMQREPEALPFLRQTYSIQPDNPQSRNTPKAPPVVSAPTVDYKDRQAYHETSKRHESVIMTVTIPSDKSRQTGAKDTNPVYASGDHQQWSGASYNQPTDNQDAVSYHQSAPSSSVQHSPQVRFQLSPSPHARPSSTVSHIPSSDSQDVELVPMPSDPRTYSVAVSADHHPAQTQEVMVHTSALEPDRTPMHNLMAAPQISAPSFSNIPSYFTRGSVIQLASGELKRVEDMRTEDFVHSADMCGGLKIDSSTVVRINEHVDNGVALISFLVGEHKAQVSLEAPMEHPFFVFGQGWSAVKPGRSLKSYDLGCHKLAVGDVCVSLTVKDKHGRWPPQTQQLEEPLVQHQPPPQQKQSQKQSPQQIPVQAVFSGSSKEIHVSPSWLLEPKRPRLEPVQEDSSDWRGGTDPRPDMTWQHESPRQNESLRQRESPQQRSHPEPPPSSYTFAVPPPVSRSFMPAEQNPAKFMQGTDSNANTVLIRTTDTLAGGKGDRPTPRSDKPLQPLKRRWSDPMHMAQLAADQERHANTTKATDPH; translated from the exons ATGTCCCATCAAGGATCTGGCAGTGAGCACGAAGACATTGATCTGAGGAAGACAGGGTACCATGCAGGATTCCCAAGACAAG GTGTGCCACCACAGTATCAAGCAACAGACATAGTGCATCCAGCTACCTCAGAAACACCACATCATCCTTCAAGACCTCCAAACTTCCTCCAACCATGGAGACTCGAGCACCGTTCGGGCCAAGTCGTCTTGGAGAGAACCTACACTGCCACACCTGAGAGGAACCGGGATCCTTCAATGGGAAATAAGAGTGCCTCAAGTGTTAATTCAGACAAGGGACCAGCCCCGGTGGGGAACACCCATGCTGCAAAGGATAAGGATGAGAGGACAATAGTGGATACCAAAAGGGGATTGACGGAAGTAGCTAGAGGTAGTCATGATGGAGCAGAGAGTAGAGTGGCCAACGTTAGCCACCCTGTTGTCCTACCACACAGCAGCGACTGGCTTAGACATAATGTAAGCCACACTCAGACACAGCCGCCTACATCCGTAGCTGTGCCTCTAGTCACGCCAGCTGCTCTAGCCGACATGGGTCATCTGTATAAACTACCCACCTCAGCAACACCAAGCCAACCTAAGATTTATTCCTCTGGGATTTTTAATCCATTGTATACGTTGACCCCGACAACAGCACTTCAGTATTCATCATACGTCAGCCCGTCTACCGTCACGTACAGCCCGTATATTAGCGGATATCCTGTTACCTACCCTGTGGTTGCGCAGGGCAGTGTTGGATCCGGCCCCTACACAACTGTGGAATCATATTCAGCTATGTTGGCTAGTATGGGAAGTCAAGTCCAACAGGCACAAGGTGCCCAAGTACCAATATCAACTTACTTACCCTCAGGGGTTATACCTCTACCCTATGGTTCGCAACTAACACATGGTATTACCAATTTAAGTTTGTTACCAAAAAGCAGTGGGCAGGACTCGGTACCTACTGTAGGATACCTTAATCAACAGCAGCTACAGACAGCCCCTGGTGTTCTTCCAAGCGGACAAGTGTTTACGGGGATAGTACCTATAGGTGGTAGTTTACTTACCTTACCTCCTAGAACGGAGGCAGAGTCCAACAGGCCTGAACCATCCCAGGAGAAAGAACAGGAACACAATCAAAGTGCCAATTTACGGATCGTAAAACGTGAAGAAGATGAACGAAATATGCAGCGAGAACCAGAAGCCTTACCATTCCTCAGGCAGACTTATTCAATACAACCTGACAACCCTCAAAGTAGAAATACACCGAAAGCTCCACCTGTAGTGAGTGCCCCTACAGTGGATTACAAAGACAGGCAGGCGTATCATGAAACGAGCAAACGTCACGAGTCCGTCATAATGACTGTCACAATACCAAGTGATAAATCACGGCAAACTGGAGCCAAAGATACAAATCCTGTCTACGCTTCAGGAGATCACCAACAGTGGAGTGGTGCGAGCTACAACCAACCAACTGACAATCAGGACGCAGTTTCTTACCACCAATCTGCCCCGTCATCAtcagtccagcattctccacaGGTCCGGTTCCAACTGAGCCCTTCCCCGCACGCCAGGCCCTCTTCGACTGTCTCCCACATCCCCTCATCGGATAGCCAGGATGTCGAGTTAGTACCAATGCCCTCTGACCCCAGAACTTATTCAGTGGCAGTATCCGCTGACCATCACCCTGCACAGACCCAAGAGGTCATGGTTCATACTTCTGCGTTAGAGCCAGATAGAACCCCAATGCATAACCTCATGGCAGCGCCACAGATCTCGGCTCCATCCTTCTCCAACATACCATCGTACTTCACCCGTGGATCTGTTATTCAGCTTGCCAGCGGGGAGTTGAAGCGAGTTGAAGACATGAGAACTGAGGACTTTGTTCACAGCGCTGACATGTGTGGCGGACTTAAAATTGACTCCAGTACTGTGGTACGAATCAATGAACACGTGGATAATGGTGTAGCACTTATAAGCTTCTTGGTTGGTGAACACAAGGCACAG GTATCCTTGGAAGCTCCAATGGAACATCCTTTCTTTGTTTTCGGTCAAGGCTGGTCAGCGGTGAAACCAGGACGCTCCCTCAAGAGTTATGACCTCGGCTGCCATAAACTGGCCGTCGGTGACGTGTGTGTATCGTTAACGGTTAAGGACAAGCATGGTAGATGGCCCCCTCAAACGCAGCAGCTAGAGGAGCCGTTGGTTCAGCATCAACCTCCACCTCAGCAAAAGCAGTCTCAAAAACAATCGCCACAACAAATTCCAGTGCAAGCCGTTTTTTCTGGTAGCTCAAAAGAAATACATGTATCACCCTCTTGGCTCTTGGAGCCTAAACGTCCTCGACTTGAACCAGTCCAGGAGGATAGTAGTGACTGGCGAGGCGGCACGGACCCCAGACCGGACATGACATGGCAGCATGAATCCCCTCGGCAGAATGAGTCTCTTCGACAGCGTGAGTCCCCTCAACAGCGCAGCCATCCTGAGCCCCCTCCATCCTCGTATACATTTGCGGTTCCTCCGCCTGTGAGCAGGAGTTTCATGCCAGCAGAACAGAACCCTGCTAAGTTCATGCAGGGAACTGATAGCAATGCAAATACTGTCTTGATACGGACTACAGACACCTTGGCCGGGGGGAAAGGGGACAGGCCAACCCCACGGTCAGACAAGCCTCTACAGCCGCTCAAACGACGATGGTCTGACCCGATGCATATGGCACAGTTGGCTGCAGATCAAGAACGACACGCTAACACTACTAAAGCCACTGATCCTCATTAA